The Solibacillus daqui genome has a segment encoding these proteins:
- a CDS encoding monooxygenase — protein MAYLLQVDFKMNGPFGDEMANAFTDLAKSINEEDGMTWKIWTENPETNEAGGIYIFETKETAKKYLDMHSKRLAGFGVKDVNAKIFSINSKLTEINKGPVNTK, from the coding sequence ATGGCATACTTATTACAAGTCGATTTTAAAATGAATGGACCATTCGGAGATGAAATGGCAAATGCGTTTACTGATTTAGCAAAAAGTATCAACGAAGAAGACGGAATGACATGGAAAATTTGGACAGAGAATCCCGAAACAAATGAAGCCGGTGGGATTTACATTTTTGAAACTAAAGAAACGGCTAAAAAATATTTAGATATGCACTCTAAACGATTAGCTGGATTTGGCGTAAAAGACGTCAACGCAAAAATCTTTTCTATCAACTCTAAACTTACCGAGATTAATAAAGGACCGGTAAATACAAAATAA
- a CDS encoding DsbA family protein, with the protein MRETKLKNNNQMICDLETGVCGTVEEAEMGMIDFNHPKKTINLYYVTDPICSHCWAIEPVLRRFVEQYGDYFNFHTVMGGLLEKWHDGPIDPANGIYKPADVAGHWREVGEYSRMPIDGTLMIDNPVQSSYPPSRVIKVIQKNHNDEIAYEYLRRAREALFAFNQNISDKLVMIEIVNKLGLDGEAIVNEAEQPIGQQLLNEDFALARSLGARGFPTIILINEENKGIKIVGGRPLESYVDALKQVLKKEELVPKPQPSLASLLEKEKLLFSKEIEVMYNIEKSDIQNFVKKELPPNCYQMKEVLGEAYFITAK; encoded by the coding sequence ATGAGGGAAACGAAATTGAAGAACAACAATCAGATGATTTGTGACTTAGAAACAGGTGTATGTGGGACAGTTGAAGAAGCAGAAATGGGGATGATTGATTTTAATCATCCAAAAAAAACAATCAATTTGTATTATGTAACTGATCCTATTTGTTCTCATTGTTGGGCAATTGAACCTGTTCTTCGTCGTTTTGTAGAGCAGTATGGAGATTATTTTAATTTCCATACTGTGATGGGTGGTTTGCTGGAAAAATGGCATGACGGACCAATTGATCCTGCAAATGGAATTTATAAACCAGCCGACGTTGCTGGTCATTGGAGAGAAGTTGGAGAATATTCTAGAATGCCAATTGATGGTACTTTAATGATTGATAATCCAGTTCAATCATCCTACCCACCCTCTCGTGTAATTAAAGTAATCCAAAAAAATCATAATGATGAAATAGCATATGAATATTTGCGCCGTGCAAGAGAAGCCCTTTTCGCATTTAATCAAAATATTTCAGATAAACTCGTTATGATTGAAATCGTAAATAAACTTGGTCTTGATGGAGAAGCTATTGTAAATGAAGCTGAACAACCAATCGGACAACAGTTATTAAATGAAGATTTTGCTCTAGCTAGAAGCTTAGGTGCCCGAGGTTTTCCTACTATTATCCTGATCAATGAGGAAAATAAAGGTATCAAAATTGTTGGCGGCCGTCCCCTTGAATCCTATGTAGACGCATTAAAGCAAGTTTTAAAAAAGGAGGAACTAGTGCCAAAACCTCAACCATCTCTTGCTAGTTTATTAGAAAAAGAAAAACTTCTATTTTCTAAGGAAATTGAAGTTATGTATAATATCGAGAAATCAGATATTCAAAATTTTGTTAAAAAAGAACTTCCACCTAATTGTTACCAAATGAAGGAAGTTTTAGGGGAAGCCTATTTTATAACGGCTAAATAA
- a CDS encoding TetR/AcrR family transcriptional regulator, giving the protein MDQPKTDPRVLRTRKLIMDSFIELSGKKEFKNITIKDITTEAMINRATFYYHFEDIYDLLEKVLSEVLLVNLNYDIYENHELNEEVFVHIFLAITNFQESLSNRCHRGYEDTIARIIRDQLEVVFYKLLLKQHKKEEDGALKNMAVILSWGVYGASVEWRRNSDQISPEEFIKSAAPYIIFGIDFNL; this is encoded by the coding sequence GTGGATCAACCAAAGACCGATCCTCGAGTTCTGCGTACGCGCAAATTAATTATGGATTCTTTCATTGAACTTTCTGGAAAAAAGGAATTTAAAAATATTACGATAAAAGATATTACGACAGAAGCCATGATTAATCGGGCAACTTTTTATTATCATTTTGAAGATATCTATGACTTACTAGAGAAGGTCTTATCAGAAGTATTGTTAGTCAATTTGAATTATGATATTTACGAGAATCATGAACTAAATGAAGAAGTTTTTGTCCATATTTTTTTAGCGATTACTAATTTTCAAGAGTCCTTATCTAATCGCTGCCATAGAGGATATGAAGATACTATTGCTCGGATTATTAGAGATCAGCTCGAAGTCGTTTTTTATAAACTGTTGTTAAAACAACATAAAAAGGAAGAGGATGGAGCCCTAAAAAATATGGCAGTCATATTAAGCTGGGGCGTATATGGAGCTTCTGTAGAGTGGCGAAGAAATAGTGATCAGATTTCGCCAGAGGAATTTATCAAATCAGCCGCCCCTTATATCATTTTTGGGATTGATTTTAACTTATAA
- a CDS encoding ABC transporter permease — translation MNLDLLQQQFQSARRRHKQKILLLQLCLLVGLLLCWQLATQFRILDPLIFSSPQAVASLFITKLSDGTLLPHVGITLFETIIGFLLGTLCGTVLAIFLWASKTAAAVLDPYLVVLNAMPKVAIGPMILVIFGPNMLAVIVMGVLISVIISTIVIFSAFLQVNENYVKVMQLFHASKYETFRHVVLPASMPTIISTLKVNVGLSWVGVIVGEFLVSSKGLGYLIISGFQVFNFTLVFLALVMILIIATLMYKLVELTERKILGK, via the coding sequence ATGAACCTTGACCTACTGCAACAGCAATTTCAAAGCGCTCGTCGCCGGCACAAGCAAAAAATCTTGCTCCTTCAATTGTGCTTACTTGTAGGGCTGTTGCTATGCTGGCAACTAGCCACACAGTTTCGAATACTAGACCCACTTATTTTTAGTAGTCCCCAAGCTGTTGCGAGTCTGTTTATCACAAAGCTATCAGATGGCACCCTTCTACCTCATGTAGGCATTACTTTATTTGAAACGATTATTGGCTTTTTGCTCGGCACCCTTTGTGGTACAGTGCTTGCTATTTTTCTTTGGGCATCCAAAACAGCTGCTGCTGTGCTTGACCCGTATTTAGTTGTGTTAAATGCGATGCCGAAAGTCGCTATTGGACCTATGATTCTCGTTATTTTCGGTCCAAATATGCTGGCTGTAATCGTCATGGGGGTATTAATTTCTGTTATTATTTCGACGATTGTTATTTTTTCTGCCTTTTTACAGGTCAATGAAAACTATGTAAAGGTCATGCAGCTTTTTCATGCATCAAAATACGAAACGTTTCGCCATGTCGTGTTGCCGGCTTCGATGCCGACCATTATTTCGACTTTGAAGGTCAATGTAGGCTTATCTTGGGTTGGGGTCATTGTTGGTGAGTTCTTAGTATCATCAAAGGGTTTAGGGTATTTAATTATTTCCGGGTTTCAGGTGTTCAATTTTACGCTCGTATTTTTAGCGCTTGTTATGATTCTTATCATCGCGACATTGATGTATAAATTGGTGGAGCTAACCGAGCGTAAGATTTTAGGGAAATAA
- a CDS encoding ABC transporter ATP-binding protein: MTFLQVNDVSHHFFADEAVTTALRDIHLTLHEGEFVSFLGPSGCGKSTLLSIIAGLLTPTEGTLQFRHDSPEIGYMLQQDFLFPWKTIEDNVALGLTILKRQPSTIVDDLLENFELSHTKKLYPTQLSGGMRQRIALARTLAVNPSLLLLDEPFSALDYRSKLMLEDFVAKTLQNYKTTTILVTHDISEAIAMSDKIFIFSPRPGTITQCFIVPEALRQLSPLEARNAPPFQQIFQQIWKELERDEP, translated from the coding sequence ATGACCTTTTTACAAGTAAACGATGTATCACATCATTTTTTTGCGGATGAAGCCGTTACGACAGCTCTTCGCGATATTCATCTTACTTTGCATGAAGGCGAGTTCGTGTCATTTTTAGGTCCTAGTGGCTGCGGAAAGTCTACGCTACTCTCTATTATTGCGGGCTTACTTACACCTACAGAAGGAACACTTCAATTTAGGCACGATTCACCTGAAATCGGCTATATGCTACAGCAAGACTTTTTATTTCCATGGAAAACGATTGAGGACAATGTGGCACTGGGGCTGACGATTTTAAAACGGCAGCCTTCTACCATTGTCGATGATCTATTGGAAAACTTTGAACTCAGTCACACGAAAAAGCTCTACCCAACGCAACTATCTGGCGGGATGCGTCAGCGTATTGCACTTGCCCGTACACTGGCAGTCAATCCCTCACTACTGTTGCTTGATGAACCGTTTTCAGCGCTTGATTATCGTTCGAAATTAATGCTTGAAGACTTTGTCGCTAAAACATTACAAAATTATAAAACGACGACCATTTTAGTAACGCATGATATTAGTGAAGCGATTGCCATGAGTGATAAAATTTTCATCTTTAGTCCGCGACCGGGCACCATTACCCAATGCTTTATCGTACCTGAGGCGCTACGACAATTATCTCCCCTTGAAGCACGTAATGCCCCACCGTTCCAACAAATATTTCAGCAAATTTGGAAGGAGCTTGAGCGCGATGAACCTTGA
- a CDS encoding ABC transporter substrate-binding protein has product MTRLRLAFLSALLLLVLVGCGDKELQSVKVGEVTRSIFYAPLYAAIEKDYFEKHGLQIELTTIPGGDKTMTALLSDGIDIALIGAETSVYVDGQHPNDPIVNFAQLTQTDGTFLVARDQNSEFSWDALKGSTFLGQRVGGMPQMAGEFVLKKNGINPQQDLTLIQNIDFANIANAFASGTGDYVQLFEPTASIFEQQGIGKIVASFGEELGAIPYTGFMTKESTLKADDFITNFTKALYEAQQWVYEAPAKDVAQAISPYFEDTDLALIEQVVERYRAQKSYAENPIIDEDEFQNLLDVMTEAGTLDHDVQYSKLVNRSIADQVVK; this is encoded by the coding sequence ATGACTAGGCTGCGCCTTGCCTTTTTAAGTGCACTATTATTATTAGTTTTAGTTGGCTGTGGAGACAAAGAGTTACAAAGCGTAAAGGTTGGCGAAGTGACACGTTCAATTTTTTATGCACCTCTTTATGCTGCCATTGAAAAGGATTATTTTGAAAAGCACGGCCTTCAAATTGAGCTTACAACCATTCCAGGCGGCGATAAAACTATGACAGCATTATTATCTGACGGCATTGATATTGCGTTAATTGGTGCGGAAACATCGGTTTATGTGGACGGCCAACACCCAAATGATCCGATTGTTAACTTCGCTCAACTTACGCAGACAGATGGTACGTTTTTAGTAGCACGCGACCAAAACAGCGAATTTTCATGGGATGCATTAAAGGGCAGCACGTTTTTAGGGCAGCGGGTTGGTGGAATGCCGCAAATGGCCGGGGAGTTTGTATTGAAGAAAAATGGCATTAATCCACAGCAGGATTTAACGCTGATTCAAAATATTGATTTTGCGAATATCGCCAATGCCTTTGCTTCTGGAACGGGCGATTACGTACAGTTATTCGAGCCAACCGCGAGCATCTTTGAACAGCAAGGAATCGGGAAAATTGTTGCTTCGTTTGGTGAAGAGCTTGGCGCAATTCCATATACAGGCTTTATGACAAAAGAAAGTACGTTAAAAGCAGATGACTTTATTACGAACTTTACAAAGGCCCTATATGAAGCACAGCAATGGGTGTATGAAGCACCTGCTAAAGACGTTGCACAAGCAATATCTCCGTACTTTGAAGACACAGATCTTGCACTAATTGAGCAAGTGGTTGAACGCTATCGTGCTCAAAAATCCTATGCCGAAAATCCTATCATAGATGAGGATGAATTCCAAAATTTACTCGATGTAATGACAGAGGCGGGTACGTTAGACCACGATGTACAATATAGCAAGCTCGTCAATCGTTCCATTGCCGATCAGGTTGTGAAGTAA
- a CDS encoding NUDIX hydrolase, translating to MFLEKLKGQLEKPQPLFLGEETAFRSAVLIPLVEKNGEWYVLFEVRALTMRKQPGDISFPGGKIDDSDASPLAAALRETQEELGIDPQSIQLIGHLSPFVTSPAFVVYPFIGVIEEAELNHYNRDEVEELFMVPLNWLMTHEPYVHYVPMEPKPPADFPYDKIVNGENYQWRANRMEEWFYEHGNYTIWGLTARLLKHFIEKMK from the coding sequence ATGTTTTTAGAAAAATTGAAAGGACAGCTGGAGAAACCACAGCCACTGTTTTTAGGGGAGGAAACAGCCTTTCGTTCGGCGGTGCTTATTCCACTTGTCGAAAAAAATGGTGAGTGGTATGTACTATTTGAAGTGCGTGCGTTAACGATGCGTAAACAACCAGGGGATATTAGCTTTCCAGGGGGCAAAATCGATGATTCAGACGCATCACCGTTAGCTGCTGCACTGCGTGAAACACAAGAGGAGCTTGGCATTGACCCACAATCTATTCAGCTAATAGGCCATTTAAGCCCGTTTGTAACCTCGCCTGCCTTTGTTGTGTATCCATTTATTGGGGTTATTGAGGAGGCAGAGCTGAATCATTATAATCGTGACGAAGTAGAGGAGCTATTTATGGTGCCACTCAACTGGTTAATGACGCATGAACCGTATGTTCATTATGTTCCAATGGAACCAAAGCCTCCTGCAGACTTCCCATACGATAAAATTGTGAATGGGGAAAACTATCAATGGCGTGCCAACCGTATGGAAGAATGGTTTTACGAGCACGGAAATTATACAATTTGGGGCTTAACGGCAAGACTGTTGAAGCACTTTATCGAAAAAATGAAATGA
- a CDS encoding methyl-accepting chemotaxis protein: MEKQKKAFKVSINFKLGFAFLIALLIPTLLIAFTSYFSAKNEIEAKINSSGLQSVSSVDAFIDKHVSPIISDVEYFSSFFKQSDWDTEREWDPILTMMEQYFETSEGIVSSFVGTKNGDMIQYPDLGLMNDPNFDPRTRAWYQNAEANPGQYVIATPHQSASTGDWVVTVSKQLEDGSGVYAVNLGMDALFEIVNGIQVGEQGYPFLMTSSKTIIAHPTLEGGSDVSKETWANEMLTTENNSFDYVFEGSDKKMYVATNELTGWKIGGTIFNSEIIQATAPILKTTLYVVIVALVILGIFLLIIIRSITKPLKQISTAAVVMSSGDLRTTLTIDKSDEIGILSRSFTKMSDMISSIIKHIHEQSSVISASSEELAATLAENRKTSEQIALAMNDVQDGFEKQTQKLTKSFKSLRKVSNNIHSIEDNTALVTSSAQNAVSAAEVGHNIVISTQQQMANIEDTFNRLSSDIGTVNTYANEINEIVNVITSIADQTNLLALNASIEAARAGEHGKGFAVVADEVRKLAEQTNHSSIQVKEIITAIQRESSKSVASMNDSLGEVSKGLEMFAQTETNFQQVKQYIENITEQLVDIQDRAHSIARDSDFVVGDIQVVEDISGNSQSLLQAVATSTEAQLCSIEEISATAEALETIVDELLTEVSVFKTN; encoded by the coding sequence ATGGAAAAACAGAAAAAAGCGTTTAAAGTCTCAATTAACTTTAAATTAGGCTTCGCATTTTTAATTGCATTACTTATTCCTACGTTACTTATTGCTTTTACTTCCTACTTTTCTGCAAAAAATGAAATTGAAGCAAAAATTAATTCTAGCGGACTGCAAAGTGTTTCATCTGTTGATGCGTTCATTGACAAACATGTGTCACCTATTATTAGTGATGTCGAATACTTTTCGAGCTTTTTCAAACAATCAGACTGGGACACTGAACGCGAATGGGACCCTATTTTAACAATGATGGAACAGTATTTCGAGACAAGCGAAGGGATTGTTTCGTCGTTTGTAGGAACAAAAAATGGTGATATGATTCAATACCCTGACTTAGGGCTTATGAACGACCCTAATTTTGACCCCCGTACACGTGCATGGTATCAAAACGCGGAGGCAAATCCTGGACAGTATGTAATTGCTACACCTCACCAATCTGCCTCAACTGGCGATTGGGTTGTAACTGTATCGAAGCAACTTGAAGATGGGAGCGGTGTTTATGCCGTAAACTTAGGAATGGATGCGCTATTTGAAATCGTTAATGGTATTCAAGTCGGCGAACAAGGCTATCCATTTTTAATGACATCAAGTAAAACCATTATTGCCCACCCTACTTTAGAAGGTGGTTCAGATGTATCAAAAGAAACTTGGGCTAATGAAATGCTCACTACAGAAAACAACTCATTTGATTATGTATTTGAGGGTTCAGACAAAAAAATGTACGTTGCAACAAATGAGTTAACAGGTTGGAAAATTGGAGGAACTATATTTAATAGCGAAATTATTCAAGCAACTGCTCCAATCTTAAAAACGACGCTTTATGTAGTTATTGTTGCTCTTGTGATTTTAGGGATTTTCTTACTTATTATCATTCGTTCTATTACAAAGCCGTTAAAACAAATTTCAACAGCTGCCGTTGTGATGAGCTCGGGTGATTTACGTACAACGTTAACAATCGATAAGAGCGATGAAATTGGTATTTTAAGTCGTTCATTTACTAAAATGAGTGACATGATTTCATCAATTATCAAGCATATTCACGAGCAATCTTCAGTCATTTCTGCTTCCTCTGAAGAATTAGCAGCCACACTTGCAGAAAATCGAAAAACCTCCGAGCAAATTGCTTTAGCGATGAACGATGTGCAAGATGGTTTTGAAAAGCAAACACAAAAATTAACAAAGAGCTTTAAATCTTTGCGAAAAGTATCGAATAACATTCACTCCATCGAGGATAATACGGCACTTGTAACATCCAGTGCACAAAATGCAGTAAGTGCTGCCGAAGTTGGTCATAATATCGTGATTTCAACCCAGCAACAAATGGCCAATATTGAAGATACATTTAACCGTCTTTCATCAGATATCGGTACAGTCAATACATATGCCAATGAAATCAATGAAATTGTTAACGTCATTACATCCATTGCTGATCAGACAAATTTACTTGCCCTTAACGCTTCTATTGAGGCTGCACGTGCAGGTGAACATGGTAAAGGATTCGCAGTCGTAGCCGATGAAGTACGTAAACTTGCTGAACAAACGAACCATTCTTCGATTCAAGTAAAAGAAATTATTACAGCGATTCAACGCGAATCATCAAAATCAGTAGCGTCGATGAACGATAGCTTAGGTGAGGTTTCAAAAGGTTTAGAAATGTTCGCACAAACTGAAACAAACTTCCAGCAAGTAAAACAATATATCGAAAACATTACTGAGCAGCTTGTTGACATTCAAGACCGTGCACATTCAATCGCTCGTGACAGTGATTTTGTTGTTGGCGATATTCAAGTTGTTGAGGACATCTCGGGCAACTCACAAAGCCTGTTACAAGCTGTAGCCACATCTACAGAAGCACAACTATGCTCAATTGAAGAAATTTCTGCAACAGCAGAAGCATTAGAGACAATTGTGGATGAGTTATTAACTGAGGTAAGCGTGTTTAAAACTAACTAA
- a CDS encoding methyl-accepting chemotaxis protein — MFQFKTIRMNILFAFSIVIIIVAAYSTYNFIHTSTSANQTDLIVNEELQLLTIDNDIAQTMALRIAAVRGYVLSGKPEYKTVFTENMELASEQGAKLREITSSDTYEKYHKMEEEWNTYIQTSVFSVYDAGDTELAIKNLVAMDSTATEIRLGFKDLATNRTEKINSTGQTMIDSNETAKWVTVILGLLTVILSILIASISATKISKSVVTVTTRMKNIAQGDFSEPLLEVRTKDEIAQLTEATNTVVKTMNRMLKDIQVTSNEVAAHSEDLTQSAVEVKSGTEQVSTTVAEIASGTESQASNAADVASTMSDFSTKMSDVNKRNKQIQGASSNVLALTSEGQSLMNASTQQMTTIDTIVKDAVIKVEQLGKETQEISQIVQVIHAIADQTNLLSLNAAIEAARAGEHGKGFAVVADEVRKLADQVTYSVGGITTIVERILTGSNLVMTSLESGYKEVERGTSQIAMTGDTFTKISHALNEMSLHISDMSSKLEDVVANTATINHAVDEIAAVSQQSAAGIEETSATVEQVTGSMDEISSSAATLAHMAENLNANVRQFKLFNA, encoded by the coding sequence ATGTTCCAATTTAAAACTATTCGTATGAATATATTATTTGCATTTTCAATCGTTATTATTATCGTTGCGGCCTATTCCACTTACAATTTTATCCACACATCAACTAGTGCGAATCAAACCGACTTAATTGTGAATGAGGAGCTTCAACTATTAACAATCGATAATGATATAGCACAAACAATGGCACTACGCATTGCAGCTGTCCGTGGTTATGTTCTTTCCGGTAAACCCGAATACAAAACGGTTTTTACCGAAAACATGGAGCTAGCGAGCGAACAAGGCGCGAAGTTGCGTGAAATAACAAGCTCCGATACATACGAAAAATATCATAAAATGGAGGAAGAATGGAACACATACATTCAAACATCTGTTTTTTCGGTATATGATGCTGGTGATACGGAGCTCGCTATAAAAAATTTAGTAGCAATGGATAGCACAGCTACTGAAATTCGTTTAGGCTTTAAAGATTTAGCCACGAATCGTACAGAAAAAATTAATTCAACAGGTCAGACTATGATTGATTCAAATGAGACAGCGAAATGGGTTACTGTCATTTTAGGTTTGCTAACGGTCATTTTATCGATTCTTATCGCAAGTATTAGCGCAACAAAGATTTCAAAAAGTGTCGTAACGGTTACCACACGCATGAAAAATATTGCGCAAGGTGATTTTAGTGAACCTTTACTTGAAGTTCGTACAAAAGATGAAATTGCACAACTTACAGAAGCAACAAACACTGTCGTGAAAACAATGAATCGTATGTTAAAAGATATTCAAGTAACATCAAATGAAGTAGCAGCACATAGTGAGGATTTAACGCAATCTGCAGTAGAAGTAAAGTCTGGTACAGAACAAGTTTCGACAACAGTTGCGGAAATTGCGAGTGGTACGGAATCACAAGCGAGTAATGCCGCAGATGTAGCTTCAACAATGAGTGACTTCTCAACGAAAATGAGCGATGTTAATAAACGCAATAAACAAATTCAAGGTGCTTCATCCAATGTTTTGGCCCTAACTTCTGAAGGTCAAAGTCTTATGAACGCCTCTACGCAACAAATGACGACAATTGATACAATCGTTAAAGATGCTGTCATCAAAGTAGAACAATTAGGCAAAGAAACACAAGAGATTTCACAAATTGTCCAGGTCATTCATGCCATTGCCGATCAAACAAATTTACTTTCTTTGAATGCAGCAATTGAAGCGGCACGAGCTGGTGAACACGGAAAAGGTTTCGCCGTTGTTGCCGATGAGGTACGTAAGTTAGCAGATCAAGTAACATATTCTGTTGGTGGTATTACGACAATTGTTGAACGTATTTTAACTGGTTCAAACCTTGTAATGACTTCATTAGAATCTGGCTACAAAGAGGTTGAACGTGGTACATCTCAGATTGCCATGACTGGTGATACTTTCACAAAAATCTCGCATGCACTTAACGAAATGTCTTTACATATTTCCGATATGTCTAGCAAATTAGAAGATGTCGTTGCCAATACTGCGACAATTAACCACGCAGTCGATGAAATTGCAGCCGTTTCACAGCAATCTGCTGCTGGTATTGAGGAAACATCCGCTACAGTGGAACAAGTAACAGGCTCGATGGATGAAATTTCTAGCAGCGCTGCAACCTTAGCACATATGGCAGAAAACTTAAATGCTAATGTTCGCCAATTTAAACTGTTTAATGCTTAA
- a CDS encoding carboxypeptidase M32, which translates to MILKEAFIDYVKKMQNYSEALSVIYWDMRTGAPKKGLSQRAEVIGTLSAELFALQTSEELSNLLKQLEQEELDFVTLRLFEEVKKRYDESKNIPADEFKAYTILQAKSEAAWEEAKAASDFQIFLPYLKEIIDYQKRFVSYWGIKNGSPYNTLLDKYEPDMTTDVLDQLFDELKATIIPLVKAIEASPNKPDTSMLFKHFPKAGQHAASLELLEQLGYDFEAGRLDETVHPFMIGLNSGDIRVTTKYDESDFRSAVFGTIHECGHAVYEQNIDPKLNGLPLSTGASMGIHESQSLFYENIIGRNENFWKHNFSILQKHSPEQFGHVDVVEFLKAINFSEPSFIRIEADELTYPLHIMIRYEIEREIFNGDLQAEDLPRVWNDKYEEYLGIRPENDAQGVLQDTHWSGGSFGYFPSYALGFMYAAQWKHAMDRDIPNFDELLSRGELAPIKNWLTEKVHQYGALKKPNELILEGTGEALSASYLANYLKEKYTALYQL; encoded by the coding sequence TTGATTTTGAAAGAGGCTTTTATTGATTATGTAAAGAAAATGCAAAACTACTCTGAGGCACTATCAGTAATTTATTGGGACATGCGTACGGGGGCACCTAAAAAAGGGTTGTCTCAACGCGCTGAGGTTATCGGGACATTGTCTGCTGAATTATTTGCACTGCAAACGAGCGAAGAACTTAGTAACCTATTAAAGCAACTGGAACAAGAAGAATTAGATTTTGTAACGCTTCGCTTATTTGAAGAAGTGAAAAAAAGATATGACGAATCTAAGAACATTCCCGCTGATGAATTTAAAGCGTATACGATTTTGCAGGCGAAATCAGAGGCCGCTTGGGAAGAAGCGAAGGCTGCTTCTGATTTCCAAATTTTCTTACCTTACTTAAAAGAAATTATTGACTATCAAAAGCGATTTGTTAGTTATTGGGGTATCAAAAATGGTTCGCCCTACAATACATTACTCGATAAATACGAGCCAGATATGACGACAGACGTGCTAGATCAGTTATTTGATGAGTTAAAGGCTACGATCATCCCATTAGTAAAAGCAATTGAAGCTTCACCAAACAAACCAGATACTTCGATGCTTTTCAAACACTTCCCTAAAGCTGGGCAACATGCCGCTTCACTCGAACTATTAGAACAACTCGGTTATGACTTCGAGGCTGGTCGTTTAGATGAAACCGTACATCCATTTATGATTGGTTTGAATAGTGGCGATATTCGTGTTACAACAAAATACGATGAATCAGACTTCCGCTCTGCTGTATTCGGAACAATCCACGAATGCGGGCATGCTGTATATGAACAAAATATAGACCCTAAATTAAATGGCTTACCGCTTTCCACTGGTGCTTCGATGGGCATACACGAATCGCAATCACTATTTTATGAAAATATTATTGGACGTAACGAAAATTTCTGGAAACATAACTTTTCCATTTTACAAAAACATTCGCCAGAGCAGTTTGGTCACGTTGACGTCGTAGAATTTTTAAAGGCAATCAATTTCTCAGAGCCCTCATTCATCCGTATTGAGGCTGATGAATTGACGTACCCACTACACATTATGATTCGTTATGAAATTGAACGTGAAATTTTTAATGGGGATTTGCAAGCAGAAGATTTACCACGCGTTTGGAACGATAAGTACGAAGAATATTTAGGTATTCGCCCTGAAAATGATGCTCAAGGGGTACTACAGGATACACACTGGAGCGGTGGTAGCTTTGGTTACTTCCCTAGCTATGCTTTAGGATTCATGTATGCAGCGCAGTGGAAACATGCCATGGATCGAGACATTCCTAACTTCGACGAGCTTCTTAGTCGCGGGGAATTAGCACCAATTAAAAATTGGTTAACCGAAAAAGTACATCAATACGGCGCATTGAAAAAGCCAAATGAACTTATTTTAGAAGGTACTGGCGAAGCTTTAAGCGCTTCTTATTTAGCCAATTACTTAAAAGAAAAATATACAGCGTTATACCAGCTTTAA